The nucleotide window GGGCCATCTCTAGACACATCAGCAATGTGCCCGGGATCCAGGGCATTGGCACGGTGCTGGGTGTGGCCATCCAGCAGAGGCTTGTCCCTGGCCTGAAGGAGTTTGAAGAGGCCTATGTCCAGGCAGATAAGGGGGCCCCTGGGCCTTGCTCCAGGACCTCCGAGTGCAGCAGCAACCAGCTCTGTAGAGAGTGTCGGGCTTTCACGGCAGAGCAGATGCCCACGCTCGGGGCATTCTCCATGAGCTCTGCTTATAATGCCTACCGGGCAGTCTACGCAGTGGCCCATGGCCTCCACCAACTCCTGGGCTGTGCCTCTGGAGCCTGTTCCAGGGACCGAGTCTACCCCTGGCAGGTAAGGTAGCCCAGACCCCGGCACCCTGAAATGGGGTGCTTTCCTAAGGCAAACAGAGTGATCCCTCTCTGGCCAACTGAgtgccaggggtgggggacaaaGGCCACCCATCAGAAGGCTAATTCCTTCTCTTGGGCttcacttctctgacctcagcccctcccaccaccatGCTCCAGACCCAGGACTAAAAATCTCTGGAAAGGGGGCCTTTTTAGAAGCTTCCTCTCACTCAGGAGGCCAGTTGGGAGGGTTGAGGGGCTTCCTTGGAAGGGAGGGGGCTCTGAATTTCCAGACAGACTGAAACCACCCAAATAGAAGCATTTGCTTCCTAAGCCTTCCGGGTCTGGGAGGTTGAGGAGGAGCAGCCTGTGTCATCTGTGGCTGCTCCATGATCCCTGTTTATCTCAGCTTCTGGAGCAGATCCGCAAGGTGAATTTCCTCCTACACAAGGACACCGTGAGGTTTAATGACAACGGGGACCCTCTCAGTGGCTACGACATAATTGCCTGGGACTGGAGTGGCCCCAAGTGGAACTTCAGGGTCATTGGCTCCTCCATGTGGCCTCCAGTTCATCTGgacataaataaaaccaaaatccgGTGGCATGGGAAGGACAACCAGGTAATGGAGCCATGGTCACTCACCAAGTCACCGCCTTAcgggcagcctggagcctgaagtcACTGTCGACACAGCTCACACGGAGCAGGAGGGGGCCCCGGGTGCCAGGCCAACGTGGCTCTATCCAGCCCTGCCAGGGAAGCCCCACAGACCGCACACAGATGGCCGGCTGCAGCTGGTATACACAACCAGGGGCTGTGCCCTGGGAGTGAGCTGTGAAGGCAGATGCACGGAGATTCCCATTCGCCATGTGAGCATCCCTTGACTTGGGCCACTCCATGTGGTTCCAGAACACCTGTGGCTTCTTGCAGGTGCCAAAGTCTGTGTGCTCCAGCGACTGCCTCGAAGGGCACCAGCGAGTGATTTCAGGTTTCTACCACTGTTGCTTTGAGTGTGTGCCCTGTGAGGCCGGGAGCTTCCTCAACAAGAGTGGTGAGTGTCCAAATGAGTGGGAGAATGACTGGGCACTCCCAGGGTCTGTGTGGCAGATGAGGGGATCTCCCTTGGGCCACGCATGTGCAGAACCAGAGCCTTGCTCCCTCTGTTGCCAGTTTAGGTACAGGTTGTAGAATATTTGCCACGAGACTGAGTTCTGatgaagcagaaacaaacaacCAGTTGAAATCCTCAGGTCCACTGTGTCTTTTACTAGAGGGCTCCTGATGCAATCCCTGCAGATGCAATTTTATCCTAAATTCAACCTTTTTATGCGAACAGATGTAGTTATGTTCCCTTGTCCCCTCCCATGCTGTCTGTGTGAAGTCCCTTCCGTTGCCCCTGCCAAAGACAGCCAGCACCTTGGACAGCTTGGCCTTGATGCAGATACTATTGTATCCGCAGACAAGAAACATAGCATACTCCACCCAGTGATGATGCAAGGTCAAGATCAGAGAGCAAACTCAGGTAGCTAAGggctcagcccagagctggactcTGTGAGCCACGTTCTTTCCTTTTACTATCTCTGTGGGCGTGAGAACACATCTCTTCTGTTCTCAGAGAGTCAGAGAAACCACAGAATGGCGGCACAGATACGTGGCTTTGGGTAATGGAAGTGCTGGGGAGATGAAAATGCCCTTCCTTTGGGGCTGGTTGCTCCTATTGGATCATAGCCTCACTGGCATGTGGGCAGAGCTACCAGAGTAAGGCCCTCTCTAAGGATCTCTTGGTTTGCAAGCCCCTTCTGGGATCATAAGCCATACAGAACCTACCCAAGGGTCTCCAGAATCTGCAATTAACACAGGCATCTGGAGGAAACACTTGGCCGCGGGGCCCCACTCAGGGCTACCCCCTATCTCGCTGTGTGCAGTAGGAGCCCGGCTTCTGTGGTACAGCGCTCCCAGCACCTTACAGGCCTACATGGCTTCCCTTCCTCATTCCTGCTCTGCTCATCTAGCTCTCAGGAGCCCCCTCCACCTTTTCTTCCAGACCTCCACAGCTGCCAGCCTTGTGGGAAAGAAGAGTGGGCACCTGCGGGAAGTGAAACCTGCTTTCCACGCACCGTGGTGTTTTTGACTTGGCACGAGACCATCTCTTGGGTGCTGCTGGCAGCTAATacgttgctgctgctgctggtgactGGGACTGCTGGCCTGTTTGCCTGGCACTTACACACCCCTGTGGTGAAGTCTGCTGGGGGCCGACTGTGCTTCTTCATGCTGGGCTCCCTGGCAGGGGGCAGCTGTGGGCTCTATGGCTTTTTTGGGGAGCCCACGCTGCCCACATGCTTGTTGCGCCAAAGCCTCCTTGCCCTGGGTTTTGCCATCTTCCTGTCCTGCCTGACCATCCGCTCCTTCCAACTGGTCTTCATCTTCAAGTTTTCTGCCAAGGTACCCACCTTCTACCGTGCCTGGGTCCAAAACCACGGTCCTGACCTATTTGTGGTGATCAGCTCAATGGCCCAGCTGCTCATCTGTCTAACTTGGCTGGCGGTGTGGACCCCACTGCCCACCAGGGAGTACCAGGTCTTCCCTGAGCTGGTGGTGCTTGATTGCACAGAGGCCAACTCACCGGGCTTCATGTTGGCTTTCGCCTACAATGGCCTCCTGTCCGTCAGCGCCTTTGCCTGCAGCTACCTGGGCAAGGACCTGCCAGAGAACTACAACGAGGCCAAATGTGTCACTTTCAGTCTGCTGCTCAACTTCGTGTCCTGGATTGCCTTCTTCACCACGGCCAGCGTCTACCAGGGCAAGTACTTGCCCGCGGTCAACGTGCTGGCGGCGCTGAGCAGCCTGAGTGGCGGCTTCAGCGGTTATTTCCTCCCCAAGTGCTACGTGATCCTGTGCCGCCCAGATCTCAACAGCACAGAGCACTTCCAGGCCTCCATCCAGGAGTACACGAGGCGCTGCGGCTCCACCTGAccagtggggagggcagggcctagccggggaggtggggggtggggggtgaaggggTAGAAGGTGGGGTAGGGGCGCCTCCCCTGCCCTGAGGGTCGAAGGTCGAGCGAGGCGAGCGGGCCCCGCGCCCTCCGGGAGGCCTTTTGGACTCCTGTCTTGGCTCGGGTAGTGTACGCTCACGGGAGTCcagtccaggctccgagctgccaatAAAGCGGTGAAACATGCGTCCTGGCTGCTCTAGCTGTCTGAAGCGAGGGTGGGGCGCTGCCTCCTCAACTGCGGACGCCGCGGGAGCCGACCGCAGCCGGAACCCCGGCACTCGGCCCCAGCCCCGAGGGCGCAGCTTGACGTTGCTAAGCAACTCGGGGACGTCAGCCCTGGCAGAGCGATCTGGGCCAAGCCCCCTCTCCTGATACCATTGGCCGTTCTCTGCCTGGTCCCGCCCCAGGGGCGGAGCTAGAAGCCCTGTACCTCCTGGTTTCCCAGCGCGTCCGGCGCTCCCTGACGTCAcgtccggcggcggcggcggcggcggcgacggcggcgtCTCCGTACGGTCGGCCGGGCACGTACCGCCCGGGCAGTTGGTCAGTGGGGCTCTGGAGGCGACGAGGTCCGGGGTCTGTGGGGCTGTCGCAGGGAGGACAGGCCCGGGTGAGGAGTTCGGAGGCAGCAGGGTGTGGGAGGGAAGGGCTGCGGGCCGCCGTGGCCGCCAACTGGAGTGTGACTGCGACCGCCTTCCGCCCGGCCGCCCCGGACGTGTGGGCACGGCGTGGGTTCTGCTCACCTGTCCGCACCCGCAGCTTCCCTGCCACGGGTCCCCTCGCTCTGCCAGGCCGATCAGTTCGCTCTGATTCTCCGTCTCTTTCCCCCACACTGATTCCTTCCACCCGCACCTCTTCACGACCCTGTCCTGTTCTCCGCCAAGCCATGCTTCCGTCCCCAACCTAGTCCGTCTGTGCCCCCGCCACACACTGTCTCTGGCCCACCCAGTATGGCCTGCTCACCTGGCTCCCACTCCCAGGGAGGTGTTCAGTCTATTCCTGTCTGAGCTGACTTCCTCTAACGTTGACCTAAGCCCTCGTTGAGATAAACATGACCGAGTACCGTCCACCTCCCCTTTTGTTCTCCCCAGTCCAGGGGCTTCCCCTTGCTACTCCTGGGTTGGGCTTGCCAGGATGTCACTTCTACCTTCCTCTCCTCCAGACAGACCATGGACGGCTCCTTCATCCAGCACAGTGTGAGGGTTCTGCAGGAGCTCAACAAGCAGCGAGAGAAGGGCCAGTACTGCGATGCCACCCTGGACGTGGGAGGCCTGGTGTTCAAGGCACACTGGAGTGTCCTTGCCTGCTGCAGCCACTTCTTCCAGAGCCTCTATGGGGATGGCTCAGGGGGCAGTGTTGTCCTCCCTGCCGGCTTTGCTGAGATCTTTGGTCTCCTGTTGGACTTTTTCTATACTGGTCACCTTGCTCTCACCTCCGGAAACCGGGATCAGGTGCTTTTGGCAGCAAGGGAGTTGCGAGTGCCAGAGGCTGTGGAGCTTTGCCAGAGTTTCAAGCCCAAAACCTCAGTGGGGCAGGCATCAAGTGGCCAGACTGGGCTGGGGAAACCTACCCCCCGGA belongs to Panthera tigris isolate Pti1 chromosome C1, P.tigris_Pti1_mat1.1, whole genome shotgun sequence and includes:
- the TAS1R1 gene encoding taste receptor type 1 member 1 isoform X1, with protein sequence MSLPAAHLVGLQLSLSCCWALSCHSTETSADFSLPGDYLLAGLFPLHSDCPGVRHRPTVTLCDRPDSFNGHGYHLFQAMRFGIEEINNSTALLPNVTLGYQLYDVCSESANMYATLNVLSLLGTHHIEIRADPSHYSPAALAVIGPDTTNHAATTAALLSPFLVPLISYEASSVTLGVKRHYPSFLRTIPSDKHQVQTMVLLLQSFGWVWISVVGSDGDYGQLGVQALEEQATQQGICVAFKDIIPFSARPGDERMQGIMHHLARARTTVVVVFSSRQLARVFFESVVLANLTAKVWIASEDWAISRHISNVPGIQGIGTVLGVAIQQRLVPGLKEFEEAYVQADKGAPGPCSRTSECSSNQLCRECRAFTAEQMPTLGAFSMSSAYNAYRAVYAVAHGLHQLLGCASGACSRDRVYPWQLLEQIRKVNFLLHKDTVRFNDNGDPLSGYDIIAWDWSGPKWNFRVIGSSMWPPVHLDINKTKIRWHGKDNQVPKSVCSSDCLEGHQRVISGFYHCCFECVPCEAGSFLNKSDLHSCQPCGKEEWAPAGSETCFPRTVVFLTWHETISWVLLAANTLLLLLVTGTAGLFAWHLHTPVVKSAGGRLCFFMLGSLAGGSCGLYGFFGEPTLPTCLLRQSLLALGFAIFLSCLTIRSFQLVFIFKFSAKVPTFYRAWVQNHGPDLFVVISSMAQLLICLTWLAVWTPLPTREYQVFPELVVLDCTEANSPGFMLAFAYNGLLSVSAFACSYLGKDLPENYNEAKCVTFSLLLNFVSWIAFFTTASVYQGKYLPAVNVLAALSSLSGGFSGYFLPKCYVILCRPDLNSTEHFQASIQEYTRRCGST
- the TAS1R1 gene encoding taste receptor type 1 member 1 isoform X2, with product MSLPAAHLVGLQLSLSCCWALSCHSTETSADFSLPGDYLLAGLFPLHSDCPGVRHRPTVTLCDRPDSFNGHGYHLFQAMRFGIEEINNSTALLPNVTLGYQLYDVCSESANMYATLNVLSLLGTHHIEIRADPSHYSPAALAVIGPDTTNHAATTAALLSPFLVPLISYEASSVTLGVKRHYPSFLRTIPSDKHQVQTMVLLLQSFGWVWISVVGSDGDYGQLGVQALEEQATQQGICVAFKDIIPFSARPGDERMQGIMHHLARARTTVVVVFSSRQLARVFFESVVLANLTAKVWIASEDWAISRHISNVPGIQGIGTVLGVAIQQRLVPGLKEFEEAYVQADKGAPGPCSRTSECSSNQLCRECRAFTAEQMPTLGAFSMSSAYNAYRAVYAVAHGLHQLLGCASGACSRDRVYPWQVPKSVCSSDCLEGHQRVISGFYHCCFECVPCEAGSFLNKSDLHSCQPCGKEEWAPAGSETCFPRTVVFLTWHETISWVLLAANTLLLLLVTGTAGLFAWHLHTPVVKSAGGRLCFFMLGSLAGGSCGLYGFFGEPTLPTCLLRQSLLALGFAIFLSCLTIRSFQLVFIFKFSAKVPTFYRAWVQNHGPDLFVVISSMAQLLICLTWLAVWTPLPTREYQVFPELVVLDCTEANSPGFMLAFAYNGLLSVSAFACSYLGKDLPENYNEAKCVTFSLLLNFVSWIAFFTTASVYQGKYLPAVNVLAALSSLSGGFSGYFLPKCYVILCRPDLNSTEHFQASIQEYTRRCGST